Genomic segment of Sulfitobacter faviae:
CGGTCGCGCCGATCTCTTCAAAGTTCCAGCCCTCTCCCGGCACCTGATGGATATGCGGCGCAAAACCGTGCCGCTCCATCGCTTCCAGATAGGCTTGGCGGCGCTTGTTGGCGTTGGGGTTGCTGGGGGTCTTCATCTCGAAAAAACAGGGCGGCTCACCGCTGCGGCAGAGGTATTCGACGATCAAATCAACGCTTTGGAAGTTGTCGGTGCCGACGAAAGCCTCGCAAACCCCTTCGACATTGGCGTCAAAGGTCACCACCGGCACATCCTTGCAAAAGCGCGCGATCTCGTCACGGTCCGAGGCTTTGCCGAAGGGCGCCAGCAGCACGCCTGCCGGTTTCAGCGCCCGAAGCGAGTCGAGATTGGCGCGCTCCTGCGCCGGGTTGCCGTGCGAGCTGAGCAAAATCGGGCTATAGCCCTCGGCCAGACAGGCCAGTTCCACCTCGCGGCCAATCTCGGAAAAGAACGGGTCGGCGAGGTTGGGCACGACCACGCCGATGTTGCGGGTTTTGCGGCGGTTCTGGTTCACCGCATAGACGTTCGGGCGATAGTCATACTGGCTGAGCGCCGCTTCGATCCGCTCCCGGGTCGAGCGCCGCACGCTGTCGGCATCGTTAAAGTATTTCGACAGGGTGGGCCGCGAAATGCCGCTCACGGCGGCAAACTCCTCCATATTGCGGATCTTCTGCTGGCCCATCTTAACCCACCCTTGACAAAACGCTGCGCGCGTAAACTAAAGTCAATATAGAGATAAGTTCGTCCAGCCAGCAAGGGTTTGGTGGCGTCAGGCTTTCCGAGACCCTCTGGGGGGCAACGGAAAGCCCGCGCTCGGCCCCCTTCTCCGGGTTAACCGGCCTTGCCCAGTTGCGCCGCGGCGCGGGCCAGCGCTTCGATCCCCGCCCAGTCCCCGGCATCGATCAGCTTCTTCGGGGCGACCCAACTGCCGCCCGCGCAAAGCACATTTGGCAGGCTCAGATAGCTTTCCGCATTGTCGGGGCTGACCCCGCCCGTCGGGCAGAAGGTGATCTGCGGCAGGGGCGCGCCAATGGCCTTGAGCGCAGGCGCACCGCCCGAGGCTTCGGCGGGAAAGAACTTCAGCATGTCATAGCCGCGCTCCAACAGCCGCATCGCCTCGCTCGCCGTGGCGGCACCGGCCAGCAGGGGAAGTTCTTCCTCCTCGCAGGCCGCGATCAACGCGTCGGTGGCACCGGGCGAGACGCCAAAGGTCG
This window contains:
- a CDS encoding LacI family DNA-binding transcriptional regulator; the encoded protein is MGQQKIRNMEEFAAVSGISRPTLSKYFNDADSVRRSTRERIEAALSQYDYRPNVYAVNQNRRKTRNIGVVVPNLADPFFSEIGREVELACLAEGYSPILLSSHGNPAQERANLDSLRALKPAGVLLAPFGKASDRDEIARFCKDVPVVTFDANVEGVCEAFVGTDNFQSVDLIVEYLCRSGEPPCFFEMKTPSNPNANKRRQAYLEAMERHGFAPHIHQVPGEGWNFEEIGATEGGKLISAGAFETDTVLCSNDRLAIGMLSAAYGMGLRVGHGKDCAMRIAGQDDHPFSRYTCPPLTTIAQDYGAIANRAASTLFRIIESETRLTEREETLFDGKLVMRASA